The region GCTCGTGCACTTGGCTCCTATGTGATCTCCATGGCTGCTAAACCATCAGATGTATTAACGGTTTTGTTGCTACTCAAAGAGACTGGCTGCCCCCACCCAATACGTGTTGTGCCATTGTTTGAAACCTTGGACGATCTGAATAATTCAGCTAACTGTATGTCTGCTCTATTTGCCATAGATTGGTACCGTGATTATACCAAAGGCCACCAAGAAATTATGATAGGTTATTCTGACTCAGCCAAAGATGCTGGTGTAATGGCAGCAGCCTGGGCACAATATCATGCCCAAGAAAAACTGGTGAAGATCAGTCATCAAGCCAATATAAAGCTCACTCTCTTCCATGGGCGAGGCGGCACAATTGGACGCGGAGGCGGACCGGCACACGAAGCTATACTGTCACAACCTCCAGGTTCGGTAGACGGACGTATTCGAGTCACTGAACAAGGTGAGATGATCCGCTTTAAGTTTGGCTTACCTAAACTCGCAGTACAAAGCCTAGCACTCTATACCTCAGCGGTAATGGAGGCTACACTACTGCCCCCTCCAGCACCTAAACCTGAGTGGCGGGCATGTATGCTACGACTCGCAAAAGAGTCTGTCGCTGCATATCGAAAAATAGTCCGAGAGGAACCTGATTTTGTTGCCTATTTCCGTGCAGCGACTCCTGAAGTCGAATTAGGTAAATTACCATTAGGTAGCCGTCCAGCAAAGCGTCGTGTTGATGGTGGTATTGAGTCACTACGTGCTATTCCATGGATCTTTGCCTGGTCACAAAATCGCTTAATGCTCCCAGCTTGGCTTGGTGCAGGCGAAGCATTACAAGCGGCCAGTGATAGAGGAGATATGGCACTGCTACAAGAGATGGAACAAGATTGGCCCTTCTTTAAAACAAGAATATCTATGCTAGAAATGGTTTATGCCAAGGCTGAGCCAAACTTAGCTAAGTACTATGAAACTTGTTTAGTTCCTGAAAACCTGCATCATCTTGGTGATGAATTGAGAGCTCGCTTGGCTACTGGCATTAAAGCCGTACTAACACTAACTCAGTCAGAAGCCCTAATGGAGCACACACCATGGAACCGAGAGTCGGTGGCATTACGCAACCCCTACATAGATCCACTTAACTTTATGCAAGCAGAGTTATTAGCCCGTACACGTAAAGATAAAATACAATCATCCAATGTTGAGTTAGCTCTGATGCTAACCATTGCAGGGGTTGCTGCTGGTATGAGAAATACAGGCTAATGGCATTATTACGCAACCTCATCCCTTACATGTTTTTACTACTAACAGGATGTGTTAGTCAATACAGCATCACAGAGAAAGAATTAGCAGGCTATCTTAATGATGAAATCCATTTCGAAGCCAAGGAAGGTAACCAACTCTTTGGGATCGAAATTAGGCTTAATAATATCGATGTAAAGCTAGGACATAAGACTGACACTATGTCAGTCACCGCTGACAGTCTCATTAAAGTTAACAGTCCACTCATGCCATTTAAAGCTGAGATGAAAACCACCTTTGAAGCCAAGCCTTGGTACGATGCTCCAAGCCATAGCATCTATTTAAAGCAGCTTAAACTGGTTAATATCGAATCTAAGCCTAAAGATGTCGGAAAGGCCATTAAACACATCACTCCACAAATGATGACTTTCCTGACTAAGTTCCTAGAAACTCAACCAGTTTACATACTAGACATCTCTAAATCTAATCAAGCTTTAATCGCTGAAATGACCAAAGAAATAGAGGTGCAACCTGGGAAATTAAAACTGATATTTAATAAATAAACTCAATTATATGTAAACTAAATGCAATCAACTTAGTTGATTGCATTTTTTATTTGACTGAAAGATCATTGGCTAAAACGTGAATAAGAGGAGTAATCAACAATAACGGCTTCACCTAACAACTCACGCCTCAGCATGTCATAAGCCACTGCTGTACTTAAAGCCTGCACTAAAGATCGAGAGCGGCTAGGAAACTTAAGCATCTGAGTGTACACACCCTCTTTAGTCGCCAAAGCAATGGCAACTGTGCCTACCGGTTTTTCATCACTCCCACCTTCAGGCCCTGCTATACCGCTTGTGGCGAGCGCATAATCACTGTCTAAAATTCCACGAGCACCTTTCGCCATTTCCTCAACAGTAGTGGTTGATACCGCTCCATAATCCTCTAACGTTTGAGGACTTACACCTAACACTTTCACCTTAGCCTCATTGCTATAAGTAACCAAACCTTGATGAAAGTAAGCAGAACTGCCAGCAAAGGCAACTAAACCGCTTGTTATCATGCCACCGGTGCAAGATTCAGCAACACTCAAACTTAAATTTGAATCAATAAGTTGATGATGAACGACTTTAGCTAACGTAGTGGTGTCTACAGCGACAACGCTATGACCTAATATTTGTCTCACTTCCGCTTCTATTTTTATAAGCGGGTTAATAGCAAAATACCCACGTGCAAATAATTTAATTTCGATATAAGGCATATGAGAGCGGTAACCTAGAGTGATCCCCTCAGGTAAAGAAATCACCTTAAGCTTATCCTCAAGTGCCGATTCACCTTGCCCTAAAGTCAAAAGTTTCTTAACACAAACCGGAGCTGATAGCGGAAATTTACTTTCAACGAAAGGAATAAATTGCTCTTTCACCATATGTTTGAATTCGAAAGGAACACCCGGCGTAAAAAATAACCAAGCACGATTAAATTTAACCGCAAAACCACATGCCGTCCCTACAGGGTTATCAATCATAATCGCTCCCTCAGGTAATAACGCCTGTTTAAGATTACTCACCGGCATCACTCTAGCACTTTTGGTAAACCACGCTTCCAGCTTAGTGCGCCACTCTTTACTCTCAATCAGTGGCACCCCCATTGCCAACGCCATTGCTTCGGTAGAGAGATCATCACTCGTGGGTCCCAGGCCGCCGTTGACCATAATAATATCAGCCTCGGTGCTACGCTCTTTAAATACTGCAATAAGATCTTCCAAACGATCACCCACAGTCATTCGCCGTTGGGACTCAATCCCCCTCTCCATCAAAGCATTGGCAAACCAAGCTGCATTGGTATCAACAATCTGTCCTGCTAATACTTCTTCACCCGTACAAATCATCTCGAGTTTCATTAATCATCCTTAAATTAATATTCAAAAATTTCAGCTAAAATAAGTAATCACTGGACGAATAGCAATACCTATTAACTTTTATCTGGCTAAAACGAAAAAAGCCCGTTGCGTTAGCAACAGGCTTTTTTGATTCTCGTTAAGAGAATTTTGTTTTCACTACTTTCTCTAACAAAGAGTCAAAGTGAAAACGAATTAGGCGCCTGGAAATGACCTACTCTCACATGGGGGTGAAGAAGTAGTGATTTGAATGCATAGCATTCAGCTACTTTGTAACGAGAGGCGGCACTGTCGCTGAACTGGGGAGCCCGCTTAGCGGCGGGTTGACATCGAGGTAGGCATTGCACGTACGTGCTTAAGTGGATAAGCCACCTGCCTAGAATAACATTAGATACGCCAAATGAAGTGTCAAACTATTAACAGTCCAAACGCAAAAAAGCCACCTTAATTAGGTGGCTTCTCTACTTAATTAGGCGCCTGGAAATGACCTACTCTCACATGGGGAGACCCCACACTACCATCGGCGCGATTGCGTTTCACTTCTGAGTTCGGGATGGGATCAGGTGGGGCCACAATGCTATGGTTTCCAGACTAAATTTGCGACTACTTTCAGCTTTTAAAAAGCTAAAGGTAAAAGAATTCGAAAAGCTGTTAAATAAATATAATTGAGTGTAACTTAAATCAAATTGGTATTCTTTTTCGCTCTGTAATCACTCATTAACCACAAACTTCTTAGAAGTAAAACCCATCTGGGTTGTATGGTTAAGCCTTACGAGTCATTAGTACAGGTTAGCTCAACGCCTCACAACGCTTACACACCCTGCCTATCAACGTCCTAGTCTCGAACGGCTCTTTAAAGGGATTAAATCCCTAGGGATGACTCATCTTAGGACTCGCTTCCCGCTTAGATGCTTTCAGCGGTTATCGATTCCGAACGTAGCTACCGGGCAATGCTATTGGCATAACAACCCGAACACCAGCGGTTCGTCCACTCCGGTCCTCTCGTACTAGGAGCAGCTTCCTTCAATCATCCAACGCCCACGGCAGATAGGGACCGAACTGTCTCACGACGTTCTGAACCCAGCTCGCGTACCACTTTAAATGGCGAACAGCCATACCCTTGGGACCGACTTCAGCCCCAGGATGTGATGAGCCGACATCGAGGTGCCAAACACCGCCGTCGATATGAACTCTTGGGCGGTATCAGCCTGTTATCCCCGGCGTACCTTTTATCCGTTGAGCGATGGCCCTTCCATTCAGAACCACCGGATCACTATGACCTACTTTCGTACCTGCTCGACGTGTATGTCTCGCAGTTAAGCTGGCTTATGCCATTGCACTAACCGTACGATGTCCGACCGTACTTAGCCAACCTTCGTGCTCCTCCGTTACTCTTTGGGAGGAGACCGCCCCAGTCAAACTACCCACCAGACACTGTCCTCAACCCCGATTCAGGGGCCAGAGTTAGAACATCAAAACTACAAGGGTGGTATTTCAAGGTTGACTCCATCAGAACTAGCGTCCCAACTTCATAGTCTCCCACCTATCCTACACATGTAGGTTCAATGTTCAGTGCCAAGCTATAGTAAAGGTGCACGGGGTCTTTCCGTCTAGCCGCGGGTATACGGCATCTTCACCGCAATTTCAACTTCACTGAGTCTCGGCTGGAGACAGCGTGGCCATCATTACGCCATTCGTGCAGGTCGGAACTTACCCGACAAGGAATTTCGCTACCTTAGGACCGTTATAGTTACGGCCGCCGTTTACCGGGGCTTCGATCATGAGCTTCTCCGAAGATAACCCAATCAATTAACCTTCCGGCACCGGGCAGGCGTCATACCGTATACTTCCTCTTGCGAGTTTGCACAGTACTGTGTTTTTGATAAACAGTTGCAGCCACCTGGTATCTGCGACTCCCGTCAGCTTAAAGAGCAAGTCTTATCACCAACAGGAGCGTACCTTCTCCCGAAGTTACGGTACCATTTTGCCTAGTTCCTTCAGCCGAGTTCTCTCAAGCGCCTTGGTATTCTCTACCCAACCACCTGTGTCGGTTTGGGGTACGATTCCTACTAACCTGAAGCTTAGAAGATTTTCCTGGAAGCATGGCATCAACTACTTCATCACCTTAGTGACTCGTCATCAGCTCTCAGCATCGCAATTTAATGCGTATTCCCGGATTTGCCTAAGAATACTGCCTACTACCTTAAACGCGGACAACCAACGCCGCGCTAGCCTAGCCTTCTCCGTCTCTCCATCGCAGTTAGCAGAAGTACGGGAATATTAACCCGTTTCCCATCGACTACGCCTTTCGGCCTCGCCTTAGGGGTCGACTCACCCTGCCCTGATTAACATTGGACAGGAACCCTTGGTCTTTCGGCGAGGGAGTTTTTCACTCCCTTTATCGTTACTCATGTCAGCATTCGCACTTCTGATACCTCCAGCGTGGGTTACCCCTTCACCTTCTACGGCTTACAGAACGCTCCTCTACCGCGTACATCAAAGATGCACACCCGTAGCTTCGGTGTATTGCTTAGCCCCGTTAAATCTTCCGCGCAGGCCGACTCGACTAGTGAGCTATTACGCTTTCTTTAAATGATGGCTGCTTCTAAGCCAACATCCTAGCTGTCTAAGCCTTCCCACATCGTTTCCCACTTAGCAATAACTGGGGACCTTAGCTGACGGTCTGGGTTGTTTCCCTTTTCACGACGGACGTTAGCACCCGCCGTGTGTCTCCCGAGTAGTACTCATTGGTATTCGGAGTTTGCAAAGGGTTGGTAAGTCGGGATGACCCCCTAGCCTTAACAGTGCTCTACCCCCAATGGTATTCGCTCGAGGCGCTACCTAAATAGCTTTCGAGGAGAACCAGATATCTCCCGGTTTGATTGGCCTTTCACCCCCATCCACAAGTCATCCGCTCATTTTTCAACATAAGTCGGTTCGGTCCTCCAATTGATGTTACTCAATCTTCAACCTGCCCATGGATAGATCACCGGGTTTCGGGTCTACACCTTGCAACTAAACGCGCAGTTAACACTCGGTTTCCCTACGGCTCCGCTATTCGCTTAACCTCGCTACAAAATGTAAGTCGCTGACCCATTATACAAAAGGTACGCAGTCACGGTTTCTTACCCATAAAGAGTTGAACCGCTCCCACTGCTTGTACGTATACGGTTTCAGGTTCTATTTCACTCCCCTCACAGGGGTTCTTTTCGCCTTTCCCTCACGGTACTGGTTCACTATCGGTCAGTCAGGAGTATTTAGCCTTGGAGGATGGTCCCCCCATGTTCAGACAAGATGTCACGTGTCCCGTCCTACTCGTTTTCATCTATGGTTAGTTTTCATGTACGGGGCTATCACCCTGTGCCGCTGTGCTTTCCAACACATTCCACTAACACCCCATAGACTTAAGGGCTAACCCCCGTTCGCTCGCCGCTACTAGGGGGATCTCGGTTGATTTCTTTTCCTCCGGGTACTTAGATGTTTCAGTTCCCCGGGTTCGCCTCACGACACTATGTATTCATGTCGTGATACATGCTTATGCATGTGGGTTTCCCCCATTCGGATATCGTTAGCTCAAATGCTTGTTACTAGCTCGCCAACGCTTTTCGCAAGTTACTACGTCCTTCATCGCCTCTGACTGCCAAGGCATCCACCGTATACGCTTAGTCACTTAACCATACAACCCACATAGGTTTTTATTCGCTTGCTACTTTGCCCTTATGCGGTGTTACTCAAGTTCGCTTGTCAGTTATGTAGCGTTGCTACATGCCTTTCTCGCTCACTTTCGCGCCTTGCCTAAGACCAAACTCGCTGCGCTAATATTATCTATTGTTCAAACGGGTAGTTTGAACGAGATGTATCGCAACTAATGGTGTTTACTTTCGCCAAAAGAATACTCTTGAACTCATTACCCTAAGGTAAATCATTCCGCACTTGATTTAAGTGTTTGAGAACTCAATTATTTATTTTCGCATTAATGCTATTAACAACAAACAACCTATAACATAAGCCATTCACTGTCCCTTTCACATTAACACTATCAGCTTTCCAAATTTTTAAAGAACAAGCATCACCGTAAAGGCGTGCCACTCGCTCTAACAAGAACAAGTTATCTGTGTGAACACTCAGCAAATATTGAGTTAGTCGTATAGGTAAGGAGGTGATCCAGCCCCAGGTTCCCCTAGGGCTACCTTGTTACGACTTCACCCCAGTCATGAACCACACCGTGGTAAACGCCCTCCCCGAAAGGTTAAGCTATCTACTTCTGGTGCAGCCCACTCCCATGGTGTGACGGGCGGTGTGTACAAGGCCCGGGAACGTATTCACCGTGGCATTCTGATCCACGATTACTAGCGATTCCGACTTCATGGAGTCGAGTTGCAGACTCCAATCCGGACTACGACCGGCTTTGTGAGATTAGCTCCACCTCGCGGCTTTGCAACCCTCTGTACCGACCATTGTAGCACGTGTGTAGCCCTACTCGTAAGGGCCATGATGACTTGACGTCGTCCCCACCTTCCTCCGGTTTATCACCGGCAGTCTCCCTAAAGTTCCCGGCATAACCCGCTGGCAAATAAGGATAAGGGTTGCGCTCGTTGCGGGACTTAACCCAACATTTCACAACACGAGCTGACGACAGCCATGCAGCACCTGTCTCTCAGTTCCCGAAGGCACCAAACCATCTCTGGTAAGTTCTGAGGATGTCAAGAGTAGGTAAGGTTCTTCGCGTTGCATCGAATTAAACCACATGCTCCACCGCTTGTGCGGGCCCCCGTCAATTCATTTGAGTTTTAACCTTGCGGCCGTACTCCCCAGGCGGTCTACTTAATGCGTTAGCTTGGGAACCCAGTAACTAAGTTACCAAATTCCGAGTAGACATCGTTTACGGCGTGGACTACCAGGGTATCTAATCCTGTTTGCTCCCCACGCTTTCGTACATGAGCGTCAGTCTTTGTCCAGGGGGCCGCCTTCGCCACCGGTATTCCTTCAGATCTCTACGCATTTCACCGCTACACCTGAAATTCTACCCCCCCTCTACAAGACTCTAGTTCCCCCAGTTCCAAATGCAATTCCCAGGTTGAGCCCGGGGCTTTCACATCTGGCTTAAAAAACCGCCTGCGTACGCTTTACGCCCAGTAATTCCGATTAACGCTTGCACCCCTCGTATTACCGCGGCTGCTGGCACGAAGTTAGCCGGTGCTTCTTCTGCGAGTAACGTCACAGCTAGCCGCTATTAACGACCAACCTTTCCTCCTCGCTGAAAGTGCTTTACAACCCGAAGGCCTTCTTCACACACGCGGCATGGCTGCATCAGGCTTTCGCCCATTGTGCAATATTCCCCACTGCTGCCTCCCGTAGGAGTCTGGGCCGTGTCTCAGTCCCAGTGTGGCTGATCATCCTCTCAGACCAGCTAGGGATCGTCGCCTAGGTGAGCCATTACCTCACCTACTAGCTAATCCCACCTAGACTCATCTAATCGCGGAAGGCCCGAAGGTCCCCTCCTTTCCCCCGTAGGGCGTATGCGGTATTAGCAGTCGTTTCCAACTGTTATCCCCCACGACTAGGCAGATATCTAGGCATTACTCACCCGTCCGCCGCTCGACGCCTGATAGCAAGCTATCTTCGTTTCCGCTCGACTTGCATGTGTTAGGCCTGCCGCCAGCGTTCAATCTGAGCCATGATCAAACTCTTCAATTAAAGTTTTTTTGCTAAACCCCGTTAAGGACTCAGCGGCTCAATGAATTCTGATGTCATTGACAACACTCATAAGAGCATTAACAACGATTGTACATATTGATTCAAACTACGTTCGAATCTATGAACACTCATTCATTGAGAAATTTTTTGACTGCCTCACTTTTTACTAGAAAAAAGAGGCAGTTTCGAATAACTCAATACCTGTGAGTGTCCACACAGATTTCTTGTCTCAAATTGTTAAAGAGCGTTAGTACCAATCTTTCAGATACTGCCGTTAGACGCTAGGTCGTTGGCTTGAGGAGGCGTATTCTACACTCTCCATCGTTGGCGTCAAGCGCTTATTTTAAGAAGATTTTCAATTGACGTTTTCTTGTACACTTTCGTGTTAGGCTACATCAATGAACCACTTAAACCGCTTTTCACCTGACTAAGCTTTCTATTGAAACTCAATCTCTAACACTGCTGCAAGTCCCTTACTCGTTAGCGTTTACGCTATCTCGTTGGCCTGCTGTGCCGTGTCAGTGGTTGCGCATTATAGGGATATCACCGCAGAGTACAAGCGCTTTTTTCACTTAAATATGATGTTTTTTGCAATAGCATCGTTAGCCACATCATACTCACTACTTACCCCCTAACTTATCCACAAAACGTAAATAATAGGTTGATAATCATACTGTTTAGACAGGATCTTGATGGATGATAACTTCAGCATGATCAAATGCAGATCGGATCCTTGCTGCTGTTTTTTCAGCAATCGCATGCGACTCTCTTAAACTTAAAGAGCCATCTATCTCTAGATGGCATTGAATAAAGGTCGTCTTACCTGATGCACGCGTTCTCAAATCATGTATCCCTCTAACCTGTGGGTCTTCTTCTGCTATTGCGACGATTTTTAAACGAACATCATTACCTAATTCCCTATCTAATAATGACTGTATGGAACAATAGCCTAACTGTAATGCTTGCTGCCCAATAAAAATCGCAATGAGAATGGCAAAGAGACCATCAGCCCACCACCAGCCATATTGTGCAAGTACTAATGCTAAAAGCACCGCTGCATTAAGAAAAAGATCTGACTTATAGTGTAATGCATCAGCCTCTATCACTGTGCTTGATGTCACAGCAACTGCTTTTTTTTGTAACAGTACTAATGCGAAAGTCAGTATTATTGCAATAACAGAGACTATTATACCTAATATGGCATGATTAATCGGAGCAGGGTTAATCAGTCGTTCACTACCATGGAATAGTAATAAGCAAGCTGAGCCAAGAATAAATGCAGATTGAGCTAATGCTGCTAAAGGTTCAGCTTTACCATGACCATAGCGGTGATCATGATCTGCCGGAACAATCGCATATCGAATAGCGACAAAATTAACAAGTGAGGCTAAGCCATCAGCAAACGAATCCGTTAGCGATGCCAACATACTTGCTGAGCCTGAATACATCCAAGCTGCCATTTTTATAATAATAAGGGTCAAAGCAGTCACCAACGCAGCGCGACTAGCTAGCTTGACCCAAAAATCGTATTGGGAAGTTTGAATCATAGGACCACATTACTACTAGCTTCTACTTAAGATAGCAGGGGAAGAAGATGATCCTAATTATATCTCAAATAATCTTGAAAGCCGCCCATTAATTTTCAATTTCACCTTCTCTATGATCCGGGCGACTTTTTTGAAATTTTTGATGAAATTTCTCTTTCTGCTCTGCCGTTAACAATTGATAAACCTCATTCTGAACTTTTAACATTGCCACCGCTTTTGACTGTTGATTCTGCTGTCGATGAACAACTAGCATTTTAGCTTGTTCTTCATCAAAATCTTCTCCGCTGATTAAAGCTAACAGCTTAGCTTTATGCTCCACACGTTCATCATGAGATGGTCGATTATCTTTCATCGATAACATTTGATTTTTAATTAACCCCTTAATCTCTAATTTTTGCCCATCAGTCAAATCTAAACCTTTAAACATCTTACGTATATCACCATGGTGACCCATACGATCATGTTTCATATGACACACTTGCTCATAAGTATCATCTCCGGCATACACTGCTGGTGCAGTTAATGCCATACTCGCCACTATGGCAAGCAATCCTGCCTTGAAGGTATTCTTTTTCATCATCCTAGCCTTATCAATTTAAAGGAGAGACTCTCTCGCCATTTTCAGAACCTAGTTTAGCGAGTCCAATGTAAGCTAGGGTTTCAATTTGGTAAAACACTGTAAATATACTGCCTTAGTCAATACGCAAAATAGACATAAGCATCTTTACCTAGACTTACATTGATAAACTGCAATTGACATCTAAAGAGGTATACTCATTCTGTGGGTATGCTGGTTAGGAGCAACGTAAAAATGAACCATATTTTATTAATTGATGATGATTTAGGCTTATCTGAATTATTAGCTCAGCTTTTAGAGCTTGAAGGCTATAAATTGGCATTAGCCCATGATGGGGAAGCAGGCTTAGCATTAGCCCTTGAACATAAGTTCGATCTCATATTACTTGATGTCATGCTACCTAAGCTTAATGGATTCGAAGTATTAAAAGCATTAAGAACCAAGAAGCAAACTCCAGTGCTTATGTTAACGGCTAGAGGTGATGAAATTGATCGCGTTGTAGGCTTAGAGATAGGCGCTGACGATTACCTCCCAAAACCTTTTAATGACAGAGAACTCGTTGCTCGTATTAGGGCTATTATTAGACGGACCAATATTCAACTTGATGAAATGCAAACTAATATACATGAATATGGTGATTTAAAGCTCGATCCGAGTAGACAAGAGGTATACTGTCAGGAAGTTCTGCTCATTTTAACTGGTACAGAATTCGGACTCCTCTTCGAAATGCTACAAAACAGTGGCGAACTTATCAGCAAAGACACCTTAAGTGAAAATGTATTAGGTAAAAAATTGATGCCTTTTGATCGCAGTTTAGACATGCACCTTTCAAATTTACGAAAAAAGCTCCCCGAACGTACAGATGGCCGACCC is a window of Shewanella sp. VB17 DNA encoding:
- a CDS encoding cation diffusion facilitator family transporter; translation: MIQTSQYDFWVKLASRAALVTALTLIIIKMAAWMYSGSASMLASLTDSFADGLASLVNFVAIRYAIVPADHDHRYGHGKAEPLAALAQSAFILGSACLLLFHGSERLINPAPINHAILGIIVSVIAIILTFALVLLQKKAVAVTSSTVIEADALHYKSDLFLNAAVLLALVLAQYGWWWADGLFAILIAIFIGQQALQLGYCSIQSLLDRELGNDVRLKIVAIAEEDPQVRGIHDLRTRASGKTTFIQCHLEIDGSLSLRESHAIAEKTAARIRSAFDHAEVIIHQDPV
- a CDS encoding DUF1439 domain-containing protein: MALLRNLIPYMFLLLTGCVSQYSITEKELAGYLNDEIHFEAKEGNQLFGIEIRLNNIDVKLGHKTDTMSVTADSLIKVNSPLMPFKAEMKTTFEAKPWYDAPSHSIYLKQLKLVNIESKPKDVGKAIKHITPQMMTFLTKFLETQPVYILDISKSNQALIAEMTKEIEVQPGKLKLIFNK
- a CDS encoding CinA family nicotinamide mononucleotide deamidase-related protein; amino-acid sequence: MKLEMICTGEEVLAGQIVDTNAAWFANALMERGIESQRRMTVGDRLEDLIAVFKERSTEADIIMVNGGLGPTSDDLSTEAMALAMGVPLIESKEWRTKLEAWFTKSARVMPVSNLKQALLPEGAIMIDNPVGTACGFAVKFNRAWLFFTPGVPFEFKHMVKEQFIPFVESKFPLSAPVCVKKLLTLGQGESALEDKLKVISLPEGITLGYRSHMPYIEIKLFARGYFAINPLIKIEAEVRQILGHSVVAVDTTTLAKVVHHQLIDSNLSLSVAESCTGGMITSGLVAFAGSSAYFHQGLVTYSNEAKVKVLGVSPQTLEDYGAVSTTTVEEMAKGARGILDSDYALATSGIAGPEGGSDEKPVGTVAIALATKEGVYTQMLKFPSRSRSLVQALSTAVAYDMLRRELLGEAVIVDYSSYSRFSQ
- a CDS encoding response regulator is translated as MNHILLIDDDLGLSELLAQLLELEGYKLALAHDGEAGLALALEHKFDLILLDVMLPKLNGFEVLKALRTKKQTPVLMLTARGDEIDRVVGLEIGADDYLPKPFNDRELVARIRAIIRRTNIQLDEMQTNIHEYGDLKLDPSRQEVYCQEVLLILTGTEFGLLFEMLQNSGELISKDTLSENVLGKKLMPFDRSLDMHLSNLRKKLPERTDGRPRVKTIRGKGYIWLP
- a CDS encoding Spy/CpxP family protein refolding chaperone: MKKNTFKAGLLAIVASMALTAPAVYAGDDTYEQVCHMKHDRMGHHGDIRKMFKGLDLTDGQKLEIKGLIKNQMLSMKDNRPSHDERVEHKAKLLALISGEDFDEEQAKMLVVHRQQNQQSKAVAMLKVQNEVYQLLTAEQKEKFHQKFQKSRPDHREGEIEN